A stretch of the Malus domestica chromosome 08, GDT2T_hap1 genome encodes the following:
- the LOC103441340 gene encoding plasma membrane ATPase 4-like: MAGDKAISLEEIKNESVDLERIPVEEVFEQLKCTKEGLTGEEGASRLQVFGPNKLEEKKESKLLKFLGFMWNPLSWVMEAAALMAIALANGGGKPPDWQDFVGIVVLLVINSTISFIEENNAGNAAAALMAGLAPKTKVLRDGRWSEQDASILVPGDIISIKLGDIVPADARLLEGDPLKIDQSALTGESLPVTKNPSDEVFSGSTCKQGEIEAVVIATGVHTFFGKAAHLVDNTNQVGHFQKVLTAIGNFCICSIAVGILIEIIVMYPIQKRKYRQGIDNLLVLLIGGIPIAMPTVLSVTMAIGSHRLSQQGAITKRMTAIEEMAGMDVLCSDKTGTLTLNKLSVDRNLIEVFAKGVEKEHVMLLAARASRTENQDAIDAAIVGMLADPKEARAGIREVHFLPFNPVDKRTALTYIDSDGNWHRASKGAPEQILTLCNCKEDFKKKVHGVIDKFAERGLRSLGVARQQVPEKTKESPGTPWQFVGLLPLFDPPRHDSAETIRRALNLGVNVKMITGDQLAIGKETGRRLGMGTNMYPSSALLGQDKDAAIASLPVDELIEKADGFAGVFPEHKYEIVKRLQERKHICGMTGDGVNDAPALKKADIGIAVADATDAARGASDIVLTEPGLSVIISAVLTSRAIFQRMKNYTIYAVSITIRIVFGFMLIALIWKFDFAPFMVLIIAILNDGTIMTISKDRVKPSPQPDSWKLKEIFATGIVLGGYLALMTVVFFWLMNDTDFFSEKFHVRSLRDRPEQMMAALYLQVSIVSQALIFVTRSRSWSFVERPGLLLLGAFMIAQLVATLIAVYANWGFARIKGAGWGWAGVIWLYSIVTYVPLDFLKFAIRYIQSGKAWNNLLENKTAFTTKKDYGKEEREAQWAAAQRTLHGLQPPETSNLFNERNSYRELSEIAEQAKRRAEVARLRELTTLKGHVESVVKLKGLDIDTIQQHYTV, translated from the exons ATGGCCGGCGATAAGGCCATCAGCCTCGAAGAGATAAAAAACGAGTCCGTCGATCtg GAACGGATTCCGGTAGAGGAAGTCTTTGAGCAGCTGAAATGTACAAAAGAAGGTCTGACTGGAGAAGAAGGAGCCAGCAGGCTTCAAGTCTTTGGACCAAACAAACTAGAAGAGAAAAAG GAGAGCAAACTGCTCAAGTTCTTGGGATTTATGTGGAATCCTTTGTCATGGGTCATGGAAGCTGCTGCTCTGATGGCTATTGCCTTGGCAAATGGTGGTGGAAAGCCTCCTGATTGGCAGGACTTTGTTGGCATTGTTGTTCTTCTGGTCATTAACTCTACTATCAGTTTCATCGAAGAAAACAATGCTGGTAATGCTGCTGCAGCCCTTATGGCCGGTCTAGCTCCCAAGACTAAG GTTCTTAGAGATGGTCGATGGAGTGAGCAAGATGCTTCAATTTTGGTGCCTGGAGACATAATCAGTATCAAATTGGGAGATATTGTTCCTGCTGATGCCCGCCTTCTCGAGGGTGATCctttgaaaattgatcaatctGCCCTTACTGGGGAGTCCCTTCCTGTTACTAAGAATCCTTCGGATGAAGTGTTTTCTGGCTCAACATGTAAACAGGGTGAAATTGAAGCAGTTGTTATCGCTACTGGTGTGCACACCTTCTTTGGCAAGGCTGCACATCTGGTGGACAACACCAATCAAGTTGGGCACTTCCAGAAAGTTCTCACTGCCATCGGGAACTTCTGCATTTGTTCAATTGCTGTGGGGATACTAATTGAGATAATAGTAATGTACCCAATACAGAAGCGCAAGTACAGGCAAGGGATTGATAATTTGCTGGTTCTCTTGATTGGAGGAATCCCAATTGCCATGCCAACTGTTTTATCAGTCACCATGGCTATTGGCTCCCACAGGCTTTCACAGCAAGGAGCTATCACCAAGAGAATGACTGCCATTGAGGAAATGGCTGGCATGGACGTCCTCTGCAGTGATAAGACTGGGACTTTGACCCTGAACAAGCTCTCAGTTGATAGAAATCTGATAGAAGTGTTTGCCAAGGGTGTGGAGAAAGAGCATGTTATGCTTCTTGCAGCAAGGGCTTCTAGGACTGAAAATCAGGATGCTATTGATGCTGCAATTGTAGGAATGCTTGCTGATCCTAAGGAG GCACGAGCTGGTATAAGAGAAGTCCATTTCCTACCTTTCAACCCCGTAGACAAGAGGACTGCTCTTACCTACATCGATTCTGATGGAAATTGGCATCGCGCTAGTAAAGGTGCCCCTGAGCAG ATATTAACCCTATGCAACTGCAAGGAAGATTTCAAGAAAAAGGTGCATGGGGTGATTGATAAGTTTGCTGAACGTGGACTTCGTTCTCTGGGTGTTGCAAGACAG CAAGTACCAGAGAAAACAAAAGAGAGTCCTGGGACACCATGGCAGTTCGTTGGTTTATTGCCGTTATTTGATCCTCCCAGGCATGACAGTGCAGAAACAATTCGCAGGGCTCTCAATCTCGGTGTGAATGTGAAGATGATTACAG GGGATCAGCTTGCCATTGGCAAGGAAACTGGAAGGAGGCTTGGCATGGGAACAAACATGTACCCATCTTCCGCATTGCTTGGCCAAGACAAGGATGCGGCCATAGCTTCCCTCCCTGTGGACGAGTTGATTGAGAAGGCTGATGGATTTGCTGGAGTATTTCCTG AACACAAATATGAAATTGTAAAGAGGCTGCAAGAGAGGAAGCACATCTGTGGAATGACTGGAGATGGTGTCAATGACGCTCCTGCTTTGAAAAAAGCAGATATTGGTATTGCCGTAGCTGATGCTACTGATGCTGCAAGAGGTGCTTCAGATATTGTTCTCACTGAACCAGGGCTAAGTGTGATCATAAGTGCAGTACTGACAAGCAGAGCCATATTCCAGAGGATGAAGAACTATACT ATCTATGCTGTTTCAATTACCATACGTATAGTG TTTGGATTTATGTTAATTGCTTTGATATGGAAGTTTGACTTTGCACCCTTCATGGTATTGATCATCGCCATCCTAAATGACG GAACTATCATGACAATCTCAAAGGATCGAGTGAAGCCATCTCCACAACCAGACAGCTGGAAACTGAAGGAGATCTTTGCTACTGGCATTGTCCTTGGAGGTTACTTGGCACTAATGACAGTAGTGTTCTTCTGGCTTATGAATGATACCGACTTCTTCTCG GAAAAGTTTCATGTGAGATCTTTGAGGGATAGGCCTGAGCAAATGATGGCGGCGTTGTACTTGCAAGTGAGTATTGTGAGCCAAGCCCTTATTTTCGTCACAAGGTCACGTAGCTGGTCTTTTGTTGAACGCCCTGGACTTCTCTTACTTGGAGCTTTCATGATTGCTCAACTG GTTGCGACTCTCATAGCAGTCTATGCAAACTGGGGTTTTGCACGGATAAAGGGAGCTGGCTGGGGGTGGGCTGGTGTCATCTGGCTTTACAGTATAGTAACATATGTCCCTCTTGACTTTCTTAAATTCGCAATCCGATACATTCAAAGTGGAAAAGCGTGGAATAATCTTTTGGAGAACAAG ACTGCCTTCACTACAAAGAAAGATTATggaaaagaggagagagaagcaCAGTGGGCTGCAGCTCAGAGGACCCTTCACGGTCTTCAGCCACCTGAAACAAGCAACCTTTTCAATGAGAGGAACAGTTACAGGGAGCTTTCTGAGATTGCAGAACAAGCCAAGCGGAGGGCTGAGGTTGCAAG GCTTCGTGAGTTGACTACTCTGAAGGGCCATGTTGAATCTGTTGTGAAGCTCAAAGGGCTAGACATCGATACAATTCAACAACATTATACAGTTTGA
- the LOC139198185 gene encoding putative disease resistance RPP13-like protein 1, translating to MAELVGGAFLSSFLSVLFDRMASRPVLDFISGKKNNNELPMKELGIKLLAANKLVDDAEEKQMTSSTVRKWLDDLKDAIYCVGELLDEINTEALRRQLEGDDDHSPAASSSTSWITRSVFKSSSPSDEFHNSLEPKISKVMRVLDLTLNEKDVLGLKEGIQHRPQDTTRQTTSRVDESGVFGREKDRETILKSLRSNDTAGPKIGVLPIVGMGGIGKSTLAQLVYKDVKDDFDVQAWVCVGEEFRILQIAQTIYGRITDQTCGITDLDLLSERLEKVLTGKKFLFVLDDVWSEDYELWNKLTTHFNSCGVHGSKIIVTTRLGRVASITGTLSAHYPRMILGCYFQSMPSQMPVLLPPIRILKLLGGLLHSNLNPKEWEKILKSDLWKLSNDKILPALWLSYHYLPPQLKRCFAHCSLFPKGYEFEKSELILWWMAEDLIQSNEEGVLDPEEVGSDYFDILLSRSFFQHSSNKWGESCITMHDLVKDLAKFVAGEFCLRLEENQRPNKNLCKTRHFSFMKFRGHGIQKFEALDEAKHLHTFLQLESNYGDCNKLVLNYTLVDLLPNLPCLRVLKLSGWDIDELPSSIGNLKQLRHLDVSFTRIRELPETVCTLYNLQTLLLFGCDSLIQLPSNFGRLINLRHLNFSYPMIKKMPAGMCNLKNLQTLSHFVLDKQTAQRIGELKELQHLRQKLTISGVDNIDHEGNALEAGITSNKEYLDKLVLKWGRVRHAHEKKLGVYISEDGRGDDDHDPENDREVLNKLQPHTNLKQLEIISYGGLRFPGWLGDPYFSKLSCIELRGCQHCCLLPPLGQLPSLKGLRVRRMNNVVEIGSEFYGNDTCGIIPFRSLQKLFLEGMLEWEKWSYYDGSRGNTTIMFPNLRELGLKNCPKLTEILPLEKLQSLERVKLCGLESFSGSLPHVESECPQFLSLTDLKIRECPNCVCFPDGGMDAPKLEELRIYECKKLRSLPEQMHTLLPSLQKWNHFLKEGCPQIYKTFLLSVVENSLQTAHCGV from the exons ATGGCTGAGTTGGTGGGCGgagcttttctctcttctttcctctctgTTTTGTTCGACCGGATGGCTTCCCGTCCCGTCCTCGATTTCATCTCTGGGAAGAAAAACAACAACGAGCTGCCCATGAAGGAGTTGGGGATCAAGTTGCTCGCTGCTAACAAGCTGGTTGACGATGCCGAGGAGAAGCAGATGACAAGCTCGACCGTGAGGAAGTGGCTCGACGATCTCAAAGATGCTATCTACTGTGTAGGAGAGTTGCTGGACGAGATCAACACTGAAGCTCTTCGACGCCAGCTGGAAGGTGACGATGACCATTCTCCTGCAGCTAGCAGCAGCACAAGCTGGATCACGAGATCGGTATTCAAGTCTTCTTCTCCGTCCGATGAATTTCACAACTCTCTTGAACCGAAGATATCAAAGGTTATGCGGGTGTTAGACCTCACTCTCAATGAAAAAGACGTTCTTGGTCTGAAAGAAGGAATTCAACATAGACCACAAGACACAACTCGTCAAACTACTTCTCGGGTCGATGAGTCTGGCGTATTCGGAAGGGAAAAGGACAGAGAAACGATTCTTAAATCATTGCGTTCGAATGATACTGCTGGCCCTAAGATAGGAGTGCTTCCCATCGTGGGCATGGGAGGGATCGGGAAGTCCACCCTTGCTCAACTTGTGTACAAAGATGTCAAGGATGACTTTGATGTCCAAGCATGGGTTTGTGTCGGAGAAGAATTTCGTATTCTTCAAATAGCGCAAACAATATATGGGAGGATCACAGATCAAACTTGCGGGATCACAGATCTGGATCTGCTTTCTGAAAGGTTGGAGAAGGTTTTGACAGGAAAAAAGTTCCTCTTCGTTCTTGATGATGTCTGGAGTGAAGATTATGAGCTTTGGAATAAGTTGACGACTCACTTCAATAGTTGCGGAGTACATGGAAGCAAGATCATTGTCACAACACGCCTCGGACGCGTTGCATCTATCACCGGGACTCTTTCAGCACATTATCCGAGGATGATTCTTGGTTGTTATTTTCAAAGCATGCCTTCACAGATGCCGGTGTTATTACCGCCCATCCGTATCTTGAAGTTATTAGGGGGTCTATTACACTCTAATTTAAATCCAAAGGAATGGGAAAAGATATTGAAGAGTGACTTATGGAAGTTGTCGAACGATAAGATTTTGCCGGCTTTATGGTTAAGCTACCATTATCTTCCACCACAACTCAAGCGTTGTTTTGCTCATTGTTCGTTATTTCCAAAAGGTTACGAATTTGAAAAATCAGAGCTGATTTTATGGTGGATGGCCGAAGACCTCATACAATCGAACGAGGAGGGCGTATTGGATCCGGAAGAAGTTGGAAGTGATTACTTTGATATTCTATTATCAAGGTCTTTCTTTCAACATTCAAGTAACAAGTGGGGTGAGTCATGTATCACCATGCATGACCTTGTCAAAGATTTAGCAAAGTTTGTAGCTGGAGAATTTTGTTTAAGATTGGAGGAAAATCAGCGGCCCAACAAAAATTTATGCAAAACTCGTCACTTTTCATTCATGAAATTTAGAGGTCATGGCATTCAGAAATTTGAGGCGCTGGATGAGGCTAAGCACTTGCACACCTTCCTACAACTTGAATCCAACTATGGAGACTGCAATAAGTTGGTATTGAACTACACGCTTGTTGATTTATTACCAAATCTACCATGTTTAAGAGTGCTCAAGTTATCAGGTTGGGATATTGATGAGTTACCTAGCTCAATTGGCAACTTAAAACAATTAAGGCATTTGGACGTGTCTTTTACTCGCATAAGAGAATTACCTGAGACGGTGTGCACCTTATACAATTTACAGACCTTGTTATTGTTTGGTTGTGATAGTTTGATTCAACTACCATCCAATTTTGGAAGGCTAATCAACTTGCGCCATCTCAATTTCAGTTACCCAATGATCAAAAAGATGCCTGCAGGGATGTGTAATTTGAAAAATCTCCAAACATTAAGCCATTTTGTGTTGGACAAACAAACAGCTCAAAGGATTGGAGAGTTAAAAGAACTTCAGCATTTGCGCCAAAAACTTACAATCTCAGGAGTTGACAACATTGACCATGAGGGGAATGCTTTGGAGGCAGGTATCACGAGCAACAAGGAGTACCTGGATAAACTTGTTTTGAAATGGGGAAGAGTTCGACATGCTCACGAAAAGAAATTGGGAGTATATATTTCGGAAGATGGAAGAGGCGATGATGATCATGATCCAGAAAATGACAGAGAAGTGCTCAACAAGCTCCAACCTCATACAAACCTCAAACAACTTGAGATTATATCTTACGGGGGTTTAAGATTTCCAGGTTGGTTAGGAGATCCATATTTCTCTAAACTATCTTGTATTGAACTCCGAGGTTGCCAACATTGCTGCTTATTGCCACCACTTGGGCAACTACCCTCCCTCAAAGGGCTTCGTGTTCGAAGGATGAATAACGTGGTTGAGATTGGTAGCGAGTTTTACGGTAACGATACTTGTGGGATTATTCCATTTAGATCTCTACAAAAATTGTTCTTGGAAGGTATGTTGGAGTGGGAAAAGTGGTCCTATTACGATGGAAGCAGAG GCAACACCACAATAATGTTTCCTAATCTTCGTGAGCTTGGACTGAAAAATTGTCCCAAGCTGACTGAGATATTACCGTTGGAGAAGCTGCAAAGTCTTGAAAGGGTAAAATTGTGTGGTCTGGAGTCCTTCAGTGGTTCACTTCCACATGTGGAATCTGAATGCCCTCAATTCCTTTCCCTCACTGACTTAAAAATAAGAGAATGCCCAAATTGTGTATGTTTTCCAGATGGAGGGATGGATGCGCCCAAATTGGAGGAGCTGCGTATCTATGAATGCAAGAAATTGAGGTCGCTGCCAGAACAAATGCATACCCTTCTACCGTCTCTTCAGAAGTGGAATCATTTCCTCAAGGAGGGTTGCCCTCAAATTTACAAGACCTTTCTTTTGAGTGTTGTAGAAAACTCGCTGCAAACCGCTCACTGTGGGGTTTAA